AACCGGAATTGCGGTTCGGGCGATAATTTTTCAAACAGTCGGGGCGTGCCGAGGGGGCGGTCCTTGGTGCAGGGCCAGGCCCGGCCGTATTCGCGCCCCAGGTTTTCATGGGTGGCGCCGCTGTAGAACGGCACGGCCTGCGCAATCTCCTCCATGACCGCCGCACTATCGGCGTAATGCCAGCCGGCGCCCAGGGCGTTGGCCATCTGCGTCAGTTGCAGCCATGCCGGCCGCGGCCCGGCCGGAGGTTGAATGACCTGGCGCGCCAGTTGAATGCGCCGGTCCGTGCTGGTAAAGGTGACTTGCTCCTCGCCAAACGCCACGGTGGGGAGTACCACGTGGGCATACTCGGCGGTGGAGGTCATGAACAGGTGTTGCACCACCACCAGCTCCATTTGCCGCAGGGCCTGCCCTGCCTCACAAAAAACCGCCGTGTTCACCGGGTCATAACGCAGCAGCCAGATGCCTTTCAATCCTTGCGTGTGGTTTTCCAAAGCCTCCTGCGCCCCCACGCCGGGGCGGGCGGGCAGCCGTACGCCCCAAAGTTTTTCCAGCGGCTCCCGCGCTTGCGGATCCTCCACGCGCCCATAGCCCGGCAGGCGGTCCGGCAGCATGCCCAGATCACACACCCCCTGCAGGTTGTTGTGTTCATTGAGGGGATATAAACCGCCGCCCGGCCTGCCCAGGTTGCCCGTGAGCAACGCCAGATTGACCAGGGCGCGAATGCTGCCTTTGCCCCGTGCGGCCACCCCCGTGGAATAGAGAATGGCGGCGGAGGGGGCCGTGGCGTACGCTATGGCCGCCTGTTCAATGTCGGCCGCCGGCACACCGCAGCTTTCGGCGATGGAGACCAAATCGTAGGCCTGGATTTCCTGGAGGAATTTTTCGTAATCGGCGCAGTGGGCCTTGATGAACGGCAGATTCATGAGGCCGCGATCCACGATGACCTTGGCCATGGCCCCATAGAGAGCCACGCGGTAACCCGGGCGCAACTGCAAATGGAGATCCGCCGTTTCTGCCACCCGCTGCCGGCGGGCATCAATGACGATGACCGTGGCGCCGCGCAGCTTCGCCCGCATCACCCAGCCTCCGATGGTGGGCAGTTGCATGCCCAAATCCACGCCGTCCACCACGATCACCCCGCTTTCCAGGAGATCGCTGATGGGATTGGTGCTCGCCGGCACTCCCAACATTTCACACAGCGTGTCCACGCTGTTGTTGCAATAAACCCCGGTGCCATGCTCCAAGTTGTTGGTGCCCATCACAGCCCGGGCCAGTTTTTGCAGCAGGTAGCTCTCCTCATTCGAGCAGCGCGGGCTGTTGTAAAAGCCCACCGCGTCCGGCCCATGGCGTGCTTTGATTTCCTGCAACCGCCGGGCAATGAAGGCATAGGCCTCCTCCCACGAAACCGGCTCAAACTTACCGTTTTTCCGCAGCAGGGGATGCATCAGGCGATCGGGTGAGCTGGCCACTTCATGCACATTCCAACCCCGCACACAAATGCGCCCCTGGTTCGACGGATGCGACATGCTGGGATACACGCCGGTGATGCGGTTGCCCTGGGACTCCAGGTAAATCCCGCAGCCCACCCCGCAGAACGTGCACGTTGTCAACGTATGCGCCATGGCACCACCTCGCCGACCCTTACCCATCAGGGCACACCCCACCCCAACTTGCTTATGCGTCATTTTAACGATAAGCAAATCTAAAACAAGAGTCGTGTCGTCGCGTAAAAAACTAATTCATCGGGGGCGCTTCGGCTAAACGTGATTTGTCAAAACTTGGTTGTATTTTGTTCTGCCTGCTCCCCCAAGTCGGCTCGACTCAGGGGGGGTGGCCATTGCGGGGGAGGGCGCCCTCCTCATCTTGCTCCGGCCCATGACCAATGATACGCTAATCCATGATGCTGGCGCAGCCACATCTCAGGCCGCAAGCCCTCTCCCGCCGCCGGGGGGGCATTAACGTTGCCGCAGGCCCTAGCTGGCCAGAGTGGCTGTTGGCCCTGATGTTGTGGGGCTGTTTTTCGACTGGGTTGATGGCGGCACCCGCCCCGCCGCAGGGTTGGATTGAAATGCGGACGCCCTTCCTCCGCGCTTTTTCCAATCTATCCACGCAGGAGCTGATGGCCGTCGTGGGTCGCATCGAGCTGTTTCGTCATCATTATGGGGCCTTGGCCGGGGCCGAGGCCACGGCGGCTTCGCCCATCTTTTTGTACGTTTTTCGCAATGATCGCGAATTCACGCCTTTCAAACCGCTCTACGAGGGCAGGCCCAAGGCGGTCAGTGGCTACTTTACCCGGGCCATGGAAGCCAACTGGATGGCTTTGGATGCCGCCCATTTGCAGGGCGAAAGCCTGCAGACCATATTTCACGAGTACACCCATCTGCTGCTGCGGCGCAATTCGCTGTTCTGGCCACTATGGCTGGAGGAGGGCATGGCCGATGTCTATTCCACATTTGAGGTGACAGATAAAGAAGTGCTCATTGGCAAACCTTCGGCGCGTCGGCTGCGCATCCTAGCCCGGCAGTCGTTCATGCCGTTGCGGGAGCTGCTGGAGGTGAATCACGAGTCGCCCCAATATAACGAGCAGGAGCATCAGGGCATCTTTTACGCACAATCCTGGCTCCTGGCTCATTACCTTGCCTTGGGAGATAATCCGGCGCACCGGGCTCGCTTCCGGCAATTTACCGAGGCCCTGCGTGCCGGCGAGCCGGCAGTATCGGCGGTGACCAACGTCTTCAAGGTCACCTTGGCCCAGTTGGAGGCGCAATTGAGGCAGTACTATGAGCGCGGCCAGTTTGAACCCATGAGACTGCCCATTCGCGGCCGGACCAATGCCATGACCTCGGTGTGGACCCGCCCGGTGCCTCCTGCGGAAATGGCCTTTCAGTTGGGTTGGCTGTTGATTCATGTGCGCCGCTCCGAGGATGCCCAAGCCTGGTTTGAGCTGGCCGGACGTTTGCAACCTGCGGGCCCCTATGGGGCCGAGGGCTTGGGGTTGCTGGCCGCCGAGCGTAACCAACCCAAGGAAGCCCTGGCTCACCTGGAGCGCGCGGTGCGGGCCGGCTCCCGCAACTACAGTGTCCATTACCATTTGGGCCGCCTCCGCCTGGAGCAGGCCCTGCAACCTAATGGCG
This DNA window, taken from Verrucomicrobiia bacterium, encodes the following:
- a CDS encoding molybdopterin-dependent oxidoreductase, with product MAHTLTTCTFCGVGCGIYLESQGNRITGVYPSMSHPSNQGRICVRGWNVHEVASSPDRLMHPLLRKNGKFEPVSWEEAYAFIARRLQEIKARHGPDAVGFYNSPRCSNEESYLLQKLARAVMGTNNLEHGTGVYCNNSVDTLCEMLGVPASTNPISDLLESGVIVVDGVDLGMQLPTIGGWVMRAKLRGATVIVIDARRQRVAETADLHLQLRPGYRVALYGAMAKVIVDRGLMNLPFIKAHCADYEKFLQEIQAYDLVSIAESCGVPAADIEQAAIAYATAPSAAILYSTGVAARGKGSIRALVNLALLTGNLGRPGGGLYPLNEHNNLQGVCDLGMLPDRLPGYGRVEDPQAREPLEKLWGVRLPARPGVGAQEALENHTQGLKGIWLLRYDPVNTAVFCEAGQALRQMELVVVQHLFMTSTAEYAHVVLPTVAFGEEQVTFTSTDRRIQLARQVIQPPAGPRPAWLQLTQMANALGAGWHYADSAAVMEEIAQAVPFYSGATHENLGREYGRAWPCTKDRPLGTPRLFEKLSPEPQFRFAPVPRPAGTFGPTAEFPMAVIFGSSLYYWHQNVLVKHSETLKRELRVLLLDYPEGFVEVNDEDARTLGIRDGAPIRLVAAHGTSTTTARVTPEVRSGTIYVPFFVKEVMRQITGEGAFEAVSRTKPLFVRLEKV